A genome region from Nicotiana tabacum cultivar K326 chromosome 13, ASM71507v2, whole genome shotgun sequence includes the following:
- the LOC107818726 gene encoding F-box/FBD/LRR-repeat protein At1g13570 has protein sequence MMPPKGRKNRRSLGPDVISNLPDNVIDVILMRLPCKDAVRTSILSKKWRYHWCRLTKLKLDESLWKTKKDKLSPTVKFTKIIYQILTLHEGPINKFKLDVVDSKRCPTIDNFIYFLSRNDIQHLVLHFPWQKIYKMPSSLFECSQLRHLTLHDCSIHPPSAFKGFSSLVSLELCRVTISFELLESLINHCPLLERLVLQVSEILNIIEINAPMLKSFDFTGSISSLCLKNVPLLTKASLHLYQGSSVEAENFYLAKFFESCFALEHVSLYFGDKFDYACADQAPTRLPFDHNRVKHFYVPYMIMRESYELSYYLCLIRSFPYLESFETEVLNLHDAGVVESLELERFSDVIFNHLKEVKLKIFSGMTHEMQLIKLFLAKSPVLVRVLIDPSYLCIKNLISLDRRSEIFAEFSNFFRASPKAEVVYMYLDNETSRFNQIVNFD, from the exons ATGATGCCTCCTAAAGGAAGAAAGAATCGTCGAAGTTTAGGTCCTGACGTCATTAGCAACCTTCCTGATAATGTAATCGATGTCATTCTGATGCGTTTGCCTTGTAAAGATGCTGTGAGAACAAGCATCTTATCAAAAAAATGGAGGTATCACTGGTGTAGACTTACAAAGTTGAAGCTTGATGAATCTCTTTGGAAAACAAAAAAGGATAAACTATCCCCTACAGTTAAATTTACAAAGATTATATATCAAATTTTGACCCTTCATGAAGGACCCATTAATAAGTTCAAGCTCGACGTTGTTGATTCGAAAAGATGTCCTACGATTGACAACTTCATATATTTCCTCTCGAGGAATGACATTCAACATCTTGTTCTTCACTTTCCATGGCAAAAGATATACAAAATGCCTTCTTCACTTTTTGAATGTTCGCAGCTTAGGCATTTGACTCTTCATGATTGCTCAATACATCCTCCATCAGCCTTTAAAGGATTTTCAAGTTTAGTTAGCCTGGAATTGTGTAGGGTCACAATTTCTTTTGAGTTGCTCGAAAGTTTAATAAATCATTGCCCGTTGCTTGAGCGGTTGGTGTTGCAAGTCTCagaaattttaaacataattgaGATTAATGCCCCCATGCTGAAATCCTTTGATTTCACAGGCAGTATAAGTTCTCTCTGTCTAAAGAATGTCCCTCTTCTGACAAAAGCATCTCTGCACTTATATCAAGGTTCTTCTGTGGAAGCAGAGAACTTTTATCTTGCAAAATTTTTCGAGTCTTGCTTTGCTCTCGAGCACGTCAGCTTGTACTTTGGTGACAAG TTTGATTATGCATGTGCAGATCAAGCACCAACAAGGCTTCCCTTTGATCATAATCGTGTCAAGCATTTTTACGTGCCTTATATGATTATGAGGGAATCATATGAGTTGTCATATTATCTTTGCTTGATAAGAAGCTTCCCATACTTGGAATCATTCGAAACTGAG GTTCTTAATCTACATGATGCTGGTGTTGTAGAATCGCTTGAACTCGAACGTTTCTCGGATGTGATATTTAATCACCTCAAGGAAGTTAAGCTAAAAATCTTTTCAGGAATGACACATGAAATGCAGCTTATCAAGCTTTTCTTAGCCAAGTCCCCAGTGTTGGTAAGAGTGCTAATTGATCCATCGTACCTATGTATCAAAAATCTCATATCTCTTGACAGAAGATCAGAAATATTCGCCGAGTTCTCAAACTTTTTCCGTGCATCACCTAAAGCAGAAGTAGTCTACATGTATTTGGATAACGAAACAAGTAGATTTAATCAGATCGTGAACTTCGACTGA